Part of the Streptomyces sp. WMMC500 genome is shown below.
GACCTCCGCGCTCGACCCCGAGACCACCCGCTCCGTCCTGGAGCTGCTGCGGGAACTCAACCGCGAACTCGGCCTCACCGTCCTGCTCATCACCCACGAGATGGACGTCGTCAAGGCCGTCTGCGACTCCGCCGCCCTGATGCGCTCGGGCCGGATCACCGAGTCCGGCACCCTCGACGACCTGCTGGCCACCCCCGGCTCCGAGATCGCCGCCCAGCTCTTCCCCGTCGGCGGCGAGGCGTACGGCACCGGGAGCACCATCGTCGACATCACCTTCCACGGCGACACGGCGAGCCGCCCGGTGATCTCCCACCTCTCGCGCACCTACAACCTCGACGTGTCGATCCTCGGCGCCGCCATGGACACCGTCGGCGGCCGGCAGGTCGGCCGGATGCGCATCGAGCTGCCCGGCCCGTACGAGCAGAACGTCGTCCCCCTGGGCTTCCTGCGCGAGCAGGGCCTGCAGATCGACCCGGTCGGCGTCGACGCCGACCTGCCCGCCCTGGAGAGTGCCAAGTGAGCTGGACCGAGATACGCCCCGAGCTGCTGACCGGCCTGTGGGAGACGCTGGCCATGGTCGGCTGGGCGGCGCTCATCGCCGTCGTCCTCGGCACCCCGCTGGGCGTGCTGCTGGTCCTCACCGACCGCGGCCGGCCGCTTCAGAACACCGTCGTCAACCGGGTCATCGGACTCGTCGTGAACATCGGCCGCTCGCTGCCGTTCATCATCCTGATGCTGGCGCTCACCGCGTTCACGCGCGCGCTGGTCGGCACGTCCATCGGCCTCAAGGGCGCCATCGTGCCGCTGGCGATCAGCGCCATCCCCTTCTTCGCCCGGCTGGTCGAGACCGCGGTGCGCGAGGTCGACACCGGCCTCGCCGAGGCCGTGCAGTCCATGGGCGGCAGCACCTGGACCGTCGTCGTCAAGGCGCTGCTGCCGCAGGCCCTGCCGTCCCTGGTGGCGGGGCTGACCACCACCGTCATCGCCCTCGTCGGCTACTCCGCCATGGCCGGCGCGGTCGGCGGCGGCGGCCTCGGCGACGTCGCCATCCGCTACGGCTACCAGCGCTACGAGGGCGACGTCATGCTCGTCACCGTCGTCCTGCTCGTCGTCCTCGTCAACGGCGTCCAGCTCATCGGGGACTTCTTCGTCCGCAGCCTCAGCGACCGCAGCACCCGCAGCGCCGCCTACCTGCGCGTCTCCCGCCCGGCGCGGGCCGGGGTCACCGCGGTCGCCGGCGTCGCCCTCGTCGGCACGCTCAC
Proteins encoded:
- a CDS encoding ATP-binding cassette domain-containing protein, which produces MITVTDLKKVYRSRGRETAALDGVDLRVREGEVFGVVGRSGAGKSTLIRCVNLLERPDSGTVTVAGQDLTALTGRELRAARTRIGMIFQHFNLLSARTVQDNVELPLEILGLSGQERARKALDLLDLVGLADRARAYPAQLSGGQKQRVGIARALAGDPQVLLSDEATSALDPETTRSVLELLRELNRELGLTVLLITHEMDVVKAVCDSAALMRSGRITESGTLDDLLATPGSEIAAQLFPVGGEAYGTGSTIVDITFHGDTASRPVISHLSRTYNLDVSILGAAMDTVGGRQVGRMRIELPGPYEQNVVPLGFLREQGLQIDPVGVDADLPALESAK